The sequence GCGCGACCATCGCGCTGCCGGAACTGCTGCGCCGCGGCTATGACAAGATCCTGGTGACCGGCACCATTCAGGCAGGCTCTTCGCTGGGCATCCTGGTGCCGCCTTCGGTGGTGCTGGTGCTCTATGCGATGATCGCACGCCAGCCGGTGGGGCAGCTGTGGCTGGCGGGTGTGATCCCTGGCCTGCTGATGGCCACGATGTTCATCATCTACATCTATGTCCGCGCCCGGATGCAGCCGCACCTTGGCCCCGCCATGCATGACGAGGATCTGGCGGAATACGAGCAGGTGACAGACCACCCGCTGCGCCTGAACTACGTCGTTCTGGCCGCGCTGGTGCTGGTGCCGCTCTTGATCCTGACCGACGCAATGGAAGCCAAGCCTGCGCTTGGCGTGGCGCTGGCCTTGGGCGCGCTGTCCTTCCTGACCCGCAAGAACGCGCTGTTCTACAAAGACGTGTTCATGAAGGAGAAATACCGCCTTCTGTTCTCCGGTGTGCTGCCGCTGGCCATCTTTGCCGCGATGATGGTGCCCTTCGTGAACGGATGGACCTCTCTTGTGGAAAGCTCGGCCATCGGTGCCATGACCGCTTTCCTCGCCGCGGTGCTGAAGGGGCGGATGAACAAGGACGTGTTCGAAACCTCAGTGCGCTCCACCCTTGGCATCTCCTGCATGTTCATGTGGATCATCCTGGCCGCCCTGGCCTTTGGCGCGATCTTCGACGGGCTGGGTGCGGTCAAGGCGATTGAGGATCTGTTCACCACCAAACTGGGCCTTTCCCCTTGGATGATCCTGATCCTGATGCAGCTGAGCTTTATCATCATGGGCACCTTCCTGGATGACACTGCGATGCTGGTGATCGTGGCTCCGCTCTATGTGCCGCTGGTGGGGGCGCTTGGTTTTGACCTGATCTGGTACGGCGTGCTGTACACAATCACCACCCAGATCGCCTATATGACGCCGCCGTTCGGCTACAACCTGTTCCTGATGCGCGCGATGGCGCCGCCGGAGATCGGACTGAAGGACATCTATGTCTCGATCATCCCCTTTGCCGCGGTGATGGTGCTGGCGCTGGCCCTGATCATGATGTTCCCGCAAATCGCCCTGTGGCTGCCGGAGTATGTCTATGGACAATAAGACCATGCTGCAGGCGCTGGGGCCGGATATCTGGATCGTGGATGGCCCAGCCATCCAGTTCTACAAGATCCCCTTCCAGACCCGGATGACCGTCATCCGCCTGGCGAACGGCGATCTGTTCCTGCACTCGCCGATCCGGTACAGCAAACAGCTGGCGGCGGAGCTGCAGGCGCTGGGGCGTATCCGCCACCTGGTGTCACCTAACTGGATTCACTATGCCTATATCGCGGAGTGGGCCGCGGCCTGTCCGGAGGCCATCGCCTGGGCCTCGCCCAAGGTGCGCGAGCGGGCAATAAGCCAGGGTGTGCAGGTTCAGTTCGACCGCGACCTGCAGGACAGCGCGCCGCAGGACTGGGCGGCGGAGCTGGACCAGCTGATTGTGCATGGCAGCAGGGCGCATACCGAGGTGGTCTTCTTCCATAAGCGTTCCAAGGTGCTGGTGCTGACCGACCTGATCGAGAACATGCCCAGCAAGACGCTGCCGCTCTGGGTGCGGCCGCTGGCCTGGGCCGCGGGCATCCTGGCCCCGAACGGGAAGATGCCCATCGACATCTGGTTTTCCTTCGCAGGCAACCGGGACAAGCTGCGCAAAGCGCTGGCCCGGATGCTGGAGTGGAAACCCGAAACCGTCGTGCTCGCGCATGGCGACATCCTTCGTGAGAATGCACCGCAACGGCTCCGCGAAGGGTTCAGAAACCTGGCGCCCTGCGGGCACGGGCATTGATTTAAGTTCAACAGAGGAGAGGAAGACATGACAACTAGACGCAAGTTTTTGCAAAGCGCCGGTGTCGGCGCCATGGCGGCACCGCTGGCCACCCCGGCGCTGGCCCAATCCACCATCAAGTGGCGGATGCAAACGTATGCAGGTGCTGCGCTGGCCGAACACGTGGTTAAACCCGCCATCGACATGTTCAACAAGATCGCCGGCGACCGGATGCAGATCGAGCTTTACTATGCCGACCAGCTGGTCCCCACCGGCGAGCTGTTCCGCGCCATGCAGCGCGGCACCATCGACGCGGTGCAGTCGGATGATGACTCCATGGCCTCGCCCACCGAGGTGACCGTGTTCGGCGGCTACTTCCCCTTTGCCTCGCGCTACTCGCTGGACGTTCCGGTGTTGTTCAACCAGTACGGCCTGAATGAGATCTGGGACGCGGAATACTCCAAGGTCGGCGTCAAGCACATCTCGGCCGGTGCCTGGGACCCCTGCCACTTTGCCACCAAGGATCCGATCAACTCGCTGGCGGACCTGAAAGGCAAGCGCGTCTTCACCTTCCCGACTGCGGGCCGGTTCCTGAGCCAGTTCGGCGTGGTGCCGGTCACCCTGCCGTGGGAAGACATCGAGGTCGCAGTGCAGACCGGCGAGCTGGACGGTATTGCCTGGTCGGGGATCACCGAAGACTACACCGTCGGCTGGGCCGATGTGACCGACTACTTCCTGACCAACAACATCTCCGGCGCCTGGGCGGGCTCGTTCTTTGCCAACATGGGCCGCTGGGAAGAGCTGCCCGAGGACCTGCAGACCCTGTTCCGCGTCTGCTGCGACCAGTCGCATTATTACCGCCAGTGGTGGTACTGGGGCGGCGAAGCGTCGTTGCGCGTGAATGGCGACAAGATGAAGCTGACCACCATTCCGGACAACGAATGGCAGCAGGTCGAAGACGCGGCCGTGAAGTTCTGGGATGAGATCGCAGCCGAGTCCGAGACCAAGGCGAAGGTTGTCGAGATCTTCAAGAAGTATAACGCTGACATGCAGAAAGCCGGCCGCCCCTACCGCTACGGCTGAGGCACCGGTTGAAAAACGGGATTTGGCCTGCGCCGCAGCGGGCCAAATTCCTTACTCAAGGAATTTGCCAAAACTTTTGAGAAAAAGTTTTGCGCGCAACAGACAAAGGGCCGCTCATGCTCTCCTTCGACACTCTTAAAGACCAGGTTGCCGATGGCACCGTTGACACCGTTCTGGTCTGCCTTGTGGACATGCAGGGCCGCCTGATGGGCAAACGCTTCCACGCCAAGCATTTTGTGAACGGCGCCTGGGAGGAAACCCATTGCTGCAACTACCTGCTGGCCACCGACCTGGCGATGGCGACGCCGGACGGCTATGCCTCGACCTCCTGGGAGAGCGGCTATGGCGATTATGTGATGAAACCGGACCTGTCCACCCTGCGCCCGGTGCCCTGGCTGGACGGCACCGTGATGGTGCTGTGCGATGTGCTTGATCATCATACCCATGAGGAGGTTTCCCACTCCCCGCGCGCGATCCTGAAGAAACAGGTGAACCGGCTCAAGGCAATGGGCTATGACGCCATGTGCGCCACCGAGCTGGAATTCTTCATGTTCGAGCAGAGCTTTGACGAGATCCGCAAATCGGGCTTCCGCGATCTGTCGCCGATCTCCGGCTACAACGAGGATTACAGCATCCTGCAGACCACCCGCGAGGAGCATGTGATGCGCCCGATCCGCAACCACCTGTGGGATGCGGGCCTGCCGATCGAGAACTCCAAGGGTGAGGCGGAGACCGGCCAGGAAGAACTGAACATCAAATACGCCGCGGCGATGGACACGGCGGAATACCACACCATCGCAAAACACGCGGTGAAGGAAATTGCCGAGCAACAGGGCCACGCGGTGACTTTCCTGCCGAAGTGGAGCCACGACAAGGTCGGCTCCTCCAGCCATGTGCACCAGTCGCTGTGGCAGGACGGCAAGCCCGCGTTTTATGACGAGGGCGACGCGCTGGGCATGTCCGCCCTGATGAAGAACTACATGGCCGGATTGCTAAAATACGCGCCCGACTACACCGCCTTCATGGCGCCCTATATCAACAGCTACAAACGCTTCATGAAGGGCACCTTTGCGCCCACGCGGATTATCTGGTCAGTGGACAACCGCACCGCGGGCTACCGGCTGTGCGGTGACGGGACCAAGGCAATCCGGGTGGAGTGCCGCATCCCCGGCTCCGACATGAACCCCTATCTGGCGATAGCGGGCATGCTGGCGGCGGGTATTGCCGGCATCGAGGAAGGCCTGGAGCTGCAGGCCCCCACCAAGGGGGATGTCTACCAGGGCGACACCGGCATGATCCCGGCCACGCTGCGCGATGCTGCGGCGGCGCTGAAAGGCTCTGAGATGCTGCGCAATGCCCTTGGCGGCGATGTGGTGGACCACTACGTCCGCGCGGCGGAAGTGGAGATCGAGGATTTCGACCGGGTGGTTACCGATTACGAGATTGCGCGCGGGTTCGAGCGGGCGTGATCCGGTAATCGCCGGGGGCTGGCCCCCGGCCCCCGGAGTATTTTTGGAAAGATGAAGAGGGCTTTGCCCTTTCCTGAATGGAGTGAATGGCGATGGGCCAGACCCTGAAGTGTATCTCGCCGATTGACGGATCGGTTTTTGCGGAGCGCGAAGTGCTGTCGCGCGAAGACGCCTTTGCAGCAGCGGAACGCGCCCGGGCGGCGCAGGCCGCTTGGGCCGCACGGCCGCTGCAGGAGCGCATTGATCTGGTGATGGCGGGTGTGGCCGCTGTTGGTGCAATGAATGACGAGATCGTGCCGGAGCTGGCGCAGATGATGGGCCGTCCGGTACGCTATGGCGGCGAGTTCGGCGGCTTCAACGAGCGCGCCAGCCACATGGCAAAGATCGCGGAAGATTCGCTTGCAGACATCGAGGTCGGCGAGGACGCCACCTTCAAGCGCTACATCAAGCGCTTGCCCCATGGGGTGGTCTTCGTCGTGGCGCCCTGGAACTACCCCTATATGACCGCGATCAACACTGTGGCTCCGGCGCTGATTGCCGGCAACACCGTGGTGCTGAAGCACGCAACCCAGACCCTGCTGGTCGGGGAGCGGATGGCCAAGGCCTTCCACTCCGCGGGCGTGCCGGCGGACGTGTTCCAGAACGTGTTCCTGGACCACGGCACCACGTCTGAACTGATCGCGAACCGCGCCTTCGACTTCGTGAACTTCACCGGCTCGGTCGGTGGCGGCCAGGCGATGGAGCGGGCGGCTGCAGGAACATTCACCGGGGTCGGCACCGAGCTGGGCGGCAAGGACCCCGGCTATGTGATGGAGGACGCCGATCTGGATGCAGCGGTGGACACGCTGATCGACGGCGCCATGTTCAACTCCGGCCAGTGCTGCTGCGGCATCGAGCGGATTTATGTGCATGAGAGCCTGTATGATGCCTTCGTGGAGAAGGCCATTGCCATCGTCAAAGGCTACAAGCTGGGCAATCCGCTGGATCCGGAAACCACCATCGGCCCTATGGCCAATGTCCGCTTTGCAGAGGAGGTGCGCGGCCAGATTTCCGAGGCGGTCGAGGCCGGTGCCGTGGCACATATCGAGACCTTTGCCGAAGACGACCGCGGCGCGTATCTCACGCCGCAAATCCTGACCAATGTCACCCATGACATGCGGGTGATGCGCGAGGAAAGCTTCGGGCCTGTCGTGGGTATCATGAAGGTGTCTTCCGACGAGGAAGCCATCCGGCTGATGAATGACAGCGACTTCGGCCTGACCGCCTCGCTCTGGACTGCGGACGTGGAGCGGGCGCAAGCCGTGGGCGATCAAATCGAGACCGGCACCGTCTTCATGAACCGCGCCGACTATCTGGATCCGGGCCTGTGCTGGACCGGCTGCAAGGACACCGGGCGCGGCGGCGGTCTCTCGGTCATCGGCTACCACAATCTGACCCGTCCGAAGTCTTATCACCTGAAGAAGGTGACCGGCTGAGGGCGGCCCCGCCCGCCCCGGCGTCTCCTCCCCGGGGCGGGCCACTTGCATTAAAGGAACACGACATGTCTCTCGTTGGAAACTGGTCCTACCCGACCGCAATCAAATTCGGCGCAGGCCGGATCAAGGAACTGGCCGATGCCTGTGCGGCAGCCGGTATCAAGAAACCGCTGCTGGTCACCGACAAGGGGCTGGCCGATCTGCCGGTCACTCAAAGCACGCTCGACATCATGGAGTCCGCAGGCCTGGGGCGCGGCATGTTCTCGGACGTCGATCCGAACCCGAATGAAAAGAACCTGGACGCAGGCGTCGCCGCCTATAAGGCGGGCGGCCATGACGGGGTGATCGCATTCGGCGGCGGCTCCGGCCTGGACCTGGGCAAGATGGTCGCCTTTATGGCCGGGCAGACCCGGCCCGTCTGGGACTTTGAAGACATTGGCGACTGGTGGACCCGCGCCGATGCGGATGCCATCGCTCCGATCATTGCGGTGCCGACCACTGCAGGCACCGGATCTGAAGTGGGCCGCGCCTCGGTGATCACCGACTCAGTCACCCACCAGAAAAAAATCATCTTCCACCCGAAGGTGCTGCCCGCCGTGGTGATTTGCGACCCTGAACTCACCGTGGGGATGCCCAAGTTCATCACTGCGGGCACCGGGCTCGATGCCTTTGCCCATTGTGTCGAGGCCTTCAGCAGCCCCCATTACCACCCGATGTCCCAGGGCATCGCGCTGGAGGGCATGCGGCTGGTCAAGGACTACCTGCCGCGCGCCTATGCGGACGGCACCGATATCGAAGCCCGCGCGCAGATGATGTCGGCCGCGGCGATGGGCGCCACGGCCTTCCAGAAGGGCCTGGGGGCAATCCACGCGATGAGCCATCCGATCGGCGCGCATTTCAACACCCACCACGGCACCACCAACGCGGTCTGCATGCCTGCGGTGCTGGAGTTCAACGCGTCTGAAATTGCCGGCCGCTTCAACATGGCGGCAGCTTATCTGGGCATTGACGGCGGCTTCGACGGCTTCCGCAAGTTTGTGCAGGAACTGAACGACTCGCTTGGCATCCCGCGCGGCCTGTCGGATCTTGGCGTCACCGAGGCTGCGATCCCCGAGCTGGTTAAAGGCGCCATCATCGACCCCTCCTGCGGCGGCAACCCCATCGAGCTGACCGAGGACAACCTTGCCCAGCTTTTCAAAGCGGCAATGTAAGCAAAAGCCCTTTACCTGGCTTCAGCGCTCTCCGCCCGGCGGGGAGCGCTTATTCTTACCTGCACGGCATCAGCCGCTGACGTAGACCTTGTCCTTCGGGTAGTAGAAGATCTTCTGATTGTGCAGCCGGCCCAATAGCTCATGAATGCGGCGCAGGGTTTCCTCCTCGCTGCTGCCCGCCGCGGGAAGCGCCTCTGACAACGTGTCCCGGGTGGTCTGCAGGGCGGTTTCGATCAGCTCCATATCCGCGACGGACAGTTCGAACATGTCGTTGTACTGGGGCATCGGGGCTCCTTCTCGGGTTGGGTTGACTGAACGGGCTGATTACAGGCTGCCCCAAGGCGCGCCGCAAAGCCATCGAAAAGCGCCGCAAACGCCGCTGAGCAGCCCTTTCAGCAGAAACTGCCGCCTGTTTCAGCAGGCCAGTGACGGTCAGAGCGTCTCGCCCAGGCTGATCGCGGGGCACAGGCGGTCAAAAACCAGCCCCTCCGTGCCGCCGGCCTCACGCGATTGCAGGATGACGCGCGCCGCGCGCTCCCCGATCTCCCGGCGGCAAGCGTCCGTTGTGGCCAGTTGCTGCGGCAGCCCCTGCAGGATCTGCAGGTTGTTGAAACCGGCAAGCGCAATATCGCCCGGCACCGTCAGCCCGGCGGCCAGGCAGTGCATCAGCCCGCCAACGCTCATCACGTCGCTGGAAAAGTAGATGCAATCAAGGTCCGGGTTGCGCCCCAGCATCTGCGCCGTCAGCTGGCGCCCGGTCTGGATCGCGCTTTCGCCGGAGTAATGCTCAATATCGCCCAGCGTTACCCCTTGCGCGGCCAGCCCGTCGGTGAAGCCGTCAAAGCGTTTCCGGGCGCGGAAGTCCTGCGGCATCTTGGTGCCGATAAAACCGATCTTGCGGTAGCCGCGGGCCAGGATCTGCGACGCCATATCGCGCCCTGCCTGCAAATGCGAAATGCCGACGCAGTGGCGCACCGGATCACCGTCCACATCCATCACCTCGACCACCGGGCAGTCCGCCTGCTGCAGCATCCGCCGGGTGGCTTCGGTGTGTTCCAGCCCCGCAACGATCAGCCCGGAGGGCCGCCAGCTGAGCATTTCCCGGATAACGCTTTCCTCCTCCTCCAGGTCATAGCCGGAGATCCCGACCACCGGTTTCAGCGGGCTGTCCTTCAGCACCGCGGAAATCCCCGACAGAACCTCCGGAAAGACAAAGCTGTTGAGCGAGGGCACCACCACCGCCACCAGGTTGACCGATTGCGAGGACAGGGAGCCGGCAATCCGGTTCGGCACATAGCCATGGCTACGGGCGATTTCCTCGATCTTTGCCTTGGTCTTGGCAGAGACGTCCGGGGCCCCGCGCAGCGCGCGGGAGGCTGTCATTTCGCTGACCCCGGCCAGCCGGGCCACGTCCTTAAGAAGCAATTTCTTCGTCATACCGCCATGCTCCTGCAGATCGCGGGCCGCTGCAAGGGCAGCTCTGCCGCCGCGGGGGTTGATTTTCGTTTCCGTTATCGGTATCGGTATCGCAACCGTTATCGCTACCGGCTTTGATCCGGTGCCACAGC is a genomic window of Leisingera caerulea DSM 24564 containing:
- a CDS encoding TRAP transporter large permease, with amino-acid sequence MSYEWIAIVMFAGMMVMLMTGQRVFGAIGFVGAVAGMLLWGTGGVEIPFSAAMKLMKWYPLLTLPMFIFMGYVLSESKIADDLYRMFHVWMGPVKGGLAIGTIGLMVLISAMNGLSVAGMAIGATIALPELLRRGYDKILVTGTIQAGSSLGILVPPSVVLVLYAMIARQPVGQLWLAGVIPGLLMATMFIIYIYVRARMQPHLGPAMHDEDLAEYEQVTDHPLRLNYVVLAALVLVPLLILTDAMEAKPALGVALALGALSFLTRKNALFYKDVFMKEKYRLLFSGVLPLAIFAAMMVPFVNGWTSLVESSAIGAMTAFLAAVLKGRMNKDVFETSVRSTLGISCMFMWIILAALAFGAIFDGLGAVKAIEDLFTTKLGLSPWMILILMQLSFIIMGTFLDDTAMLVIVAPLYVPLVGALGFDLIWYGVLYTITTQIAYMTPPFGYNLFLMRAMAPPEIGLKDIYVSIIPFAAVMVLALALIMMFPQIALWLPEYVYGQ
- a CDS encoding DUF4336 domain-containing protein, which codes for MDNKTMLQALGPDIWIVDGPAIQFYKIPFQTRMTVIRLANGDLFLHSPIRYSKQLAAELQALGRIRHLVSPNWIHYAYIAEWAAACPEAIAWASPKVRERAISQGVQVQFDRDLQDSAPQDWAAELDQLIVHGSRAHTEVVFFHKRSKVLVLTDLIENMPSKTLPLWVRPLAWAAGILAPNGKMPIDIWFSFAGNRDKLRKALARMLEWKPETVVLAHGDILRENAPQRLREGFRNLAPCGHGH
- a CDS encoding TRAP transporter substrate-binding protein, which translates into the protein MTTRRKFLQSAGVGAMAAPLATPALAQSTIKWRMQTYAGAALAEHVVKPAIDMFNKIAGDRMQIELYYADQLVPTGELFRAMQRGTIDAVQSDDDSMASPTEVTVFGGYFPFASRYSLDVPVLFNQYGLNEIWDAEYSKVGVKHISAGAWDPCHFATKDPINSLADLKGKRVFTFPTAGRFLSQFGVVPVTLPWEDIEVAVQTGELDGIAWSGITEDYTVGWADVTDYFLTNNISGAWAGSFFANMGRWEELPEDLQTLFRVCCDQSHYYRQWWYWGGEASLRVNGDKMKLTTIPDNEWQQVEDAAVKFWDEIAAESETKAKVVEIFKKYNADMQKAGRPYRYG
- a CDS encoding glutamine synthetase family protein yields the protein MLSFDTLKDQVADGTVDTVLVCLVDMQGRLMGKRFHAKHFVNGAWEETHCCNYLLATDLAMATPDGYASTSWESGYGDYVMKPDLSTLRPVPWLDGTVMVLCDVLDHHTHEEVSHSPRAILKKQVNRLKAMGYDAMCATELEFFMFEQSFDEIRKSGFRDLSPISGYNEDYSILQTTREEHVMRPIRNHLWDAGLPIENSKGEAETGQEELNIKYAAAMDTAEYHTIAKHAVKEIAEQQGHAVTFLPKWSHDKVGSSSHVHQSLWQDGKPAFYDEGDALGMSALMKNYMAGLLKYAPDYTAFMAPYINSYKRFMKGTFAPTRIIWSVDNRTAGYRLCGDGTKAIRVECRIPGSDMNPYLAIAGMLAAGIAGIEEGLELQAPTKGDVYQGDTGMIPATLRDAAAALKGSEMLRNALGGDVVDHYVRAAEVEIEDFDRVVTDYEIARGFERA
- a CDS encoding aldehyde dehydrogenase family protein, with the translated sequence MGQTLKCISPIDGSVFAEREVLSREDAFAAAERARAAQAAWAARPLQERIDLVMAGVAAVGAMNDEIVPELAQMMGRPVRYGGEFGGFNERASHMAKIAEDSLADIEVGEDATFKRYIKRLPHGVVFVVAPWNYPYMTAINTVAPALIAGNTVVLKHATQTLLVGERMAKAFHSAGVPADVFQNVFLDHGTTSELIANRAFDFVNFTGSVGGGQAMERAAAGTFTGVGTELGGKDPGYVMEDADLDAAVDTLIDGAMFNSGQCCCGIERIYVHESLYDAFVEKAIAIVKGYKLGNPLDPETTIGPMANVRFAEEVRGQISEAVEAGAVAHIETFAEDDRGAYLTPQILTNVTHDMRVMREESFGPVVGIMKVSSDEEAIRLMNDSDFGLTASLWTADVERAQAVGDQIETGTVFMNRADYLDPGLCWTGCKDTGRGGGLSVIGYHNLTRPKSYHLKKVTG
- a CDS encoding iron-containing alcohol dehydrogenase; this translates as MSLVGNWSYPTAIKFGAGRIKELADACAAAGIKKPLLVTDKGLADLPVTQSTLDIMESAGLGRGMFSDVDPNPNEKNLDAGVAAYKAGGHDGVIAFGGGSGLDLGKMVAFMAGQTRPVWDFEDIGDWWTRADADAIAPIIAVPTTAGTGSEVGRASVITDSVTHQKKIIFHPKVLPAVVICDPELTVGMPKFITAGTGLDAFAHCVEAFSSPHYHPMSQGIALEGMRLVKDYLPRAYADGTDIEARAQMMSAAAMGATAFQKGLGAIHAMSHPIGAHFNTHHGTTNAVCMPAVLEFNASEIAGRFNMAAAYLGIDGGFDGFRKFVQELNDSLGIPRGLSDLGVTEAAIPELVKGAIIDPSCGGNPIELTEDNLAQLFKAAM
- a CDS encoding LacI family DNA-binding transcriptional regulator, which produces MTKKLLLKDVARLAGVSEMTASRALRGAPDVSAKTKAKIEEIARSHGYVPNRIAGSLSSQSVNLVAVVVPSLNSFVFPEVLSGISAVLKDSPLKPVVGISGYDLEEEESVIREMLSWRPSGLIVAGLEHTEATRRMLQQADCPVVEVMDVDGDPVRHCVGISHLQAGRDMASQILARGYRKIGFIGTKMPQDFRARKRFDGFTDGLAAQGVTLGDIEHYSGESAIQTGRQLTAQMLGRNPDLDCIYFSSDVMSVGGLMHCLAAGLTVPGDIALAGFNNLQILQGLPQQLATTDACRREIGERAARVILQSREAGGTEGLVFDRLCPAISLGETL